Proteins from a genomic interval of Rhodococcoides fascians A25f:
- a CDS encoding DUF6802 family protein, whose product MIGVDGLAAEGFPTDDVAQHEFDAGAPVVSADLLDLDGDGHYETTVRHTDAGITVATDVDGDGVTDKFTAFGRDGQYRSWEIFREANGIGRGEMSESGEL is encoded by the coding sequence ATGATCGGGGTGGATGGCTTGGCAGCGGAGGGTTTTCCCACGGATGACGTGGCGCAACACGAGTTCGACGCGGGTGCGCCCGTCGTCTCGGCCGACCTTCTCGATCTCGACGGCGACGGTCACTACGAGACCACCGTGCGGCATACCGATGCCGGGATCACGGTGGCGACCGACGTCGACGGGGATGGTGTGACAGACAAGTTCACCGCCTTCGGACGTGACGGCCAATACCGAAGCTGGGAGATTTTTCGCGAGGCGAATGGTATTGGCAGGGGTGAAATGTCCGAATCGGGCGAGCTGTGA
- the trmB gene encoding tRNA (guanosine(46)-N7)-methyltransferase TrmB, whose translation MRDNGPVNESQDTSVDTEENAARTHERGSRLYPRVTSFRSRRGALTEAQQTTWDSLWPRIGRDVADEQIDIDAWFGRSGPAILEIGSGTGTATTAMASAEPHVNLMAVEVYRPGLAQTLQQIEREGIENIRLLRGDAMDVLENMLSSESLTGVRVFFPDPWPKVRHHKRRLLQGPTFAMIADRLKPGGVLHVATDHAEYAEWIAEAGNAEPGLTVLDWESPMTHERPVTKFEGKAQLVGSSVTELIWGKKTA comes from the coding sequence ATGCGCGACAATGGACCCGTGAACGAGTCTCAGGACACCTCCGTCGACACCGAGGAGAACGCAGCGCGCACCCACGAACGGGGCTCACGGCTGTACCCACGAGTGACGAGTTTCCGCTCTCGGCGCGGAGCGCTGACCGAGGCTCAACAGACCACCTGGGACAGCCTGTGGCCGCGCATCGGCCGAGATGTCGCCGACGAGCAGATCGACATCGACGCCTGGTTCGGCCGCAGCGGACCGGCGATTCTCGAGATCGGGTCGGGTACCGGCACGGCCACCACGGCGATGGCCTCGGCCGAGCCGCACGTCAACCTCATGGCCGTCGAGGTCTACCGCCCCGGCCTGGCGCAGACGCTGCAGCAGATCGAACGAGAAGGCATCGAGAACATCCGATTGCTTCGCGGTGACGCCATGGACGTGCTCGAGAACATGCTGTCGTCGGAGTCGTTGACCGGCGTCCGGGTCTTCTTTCCCGATCCCTGGCCCAAGGTTCGCCACCACAAGCGTCGCCTACTCCAGGGGCCGACCTTCGCGATGATCGCGGATCGACTGAAGCCGGGCGGCGTTCTGCACGTGGCCACCGATCATGCCGAATACGCTGAGTGGATCGCCGAAGCCGGGAACGCCGAACCCGGTTTGACCGTTCTCGATTGGGAATCGCCCATGACGCACGAGCGGCCGGTGACCAAGTTCGAGGGCAAGGCACAGCTGGTCGGCAGCTCGGTGACGGAATTGATCTGGGGAAAGAAGACAGCATGA
- a CDS encoding NYN domain-containing protein, producing MPDTVIDPSELGAIGESRHSKRVLLVWDAPNLDMGLGAILGGRPTAAYRPRFDALGRWLLSRTAELSTSGTATLEPEATVFTNIAPGSADVVRPWVEALRNVGFAVFAKPKVDEDSDVDADMLDHIDFRNRDGGLAGVMVASADGQAFKGPLEAIAATGVPVQVLGFREHASWAVTSDILEFLDLEDIPGVFREPLPRVSLDSLPDEGAWLQPFRPLSALLVGRQGVS from the coding sequence ATGCCCGACACCGTGATCGACCCCTCCGAACTCGGCGCGATCGGTGAATCGCGCCACAGCAAACGCGTCCTGCTGGTCTGGGACGCCCCCAACCTGGACATGGGACTGGGCGCAATTCTCGGTGGCAGACCCACCGCCGCCTACCGCCCACGGTTCGATGCACTGGGCCGTTGGCTGCTCAGCCGCACCGCCGAACTCTCCACCTCGGGCACCGCAACGCTCGAACCCGAGGCGACGGTGTTCACCAATATTGCTCCCGGTAGCGCCGATGTCGTCCGACCCTGGGTCGAAGCATTGCGTAACGTGGGCTTCGCGGTGTTCGCCAAGCCCAAGGTCGACGAAGACAGCGATGTCGACGCCGACATGCTCGACCACATCGATTTCCGCAACCGTGACGGCGGCCTCGCCGGGGTCATGGTCGCGTCCGCCGACGGTCAAGCGTTCAAGGGCCCGCTGGAGGCCATCGCAGCAACCGGAGTGCCGGTCCAGGTACTGGGTTTCCGGGAGCACGCAAGCTGGGCTGTCACGTCGGACATCCTGGAATTTCTCGATCTCGAGGACATTCCCGGCGTCTTCCGTGAGCCACTGCCACGGGTGAGTCTCGACTCCCTCCCCGACGAGGGCGCGTGGCTGCAGCCCTTCCGACCGCTGTCCGCCCTGCTCGTCGGGCGCCAAGGAGTTTCTTAA
- a CDS encoding MMPL family transporter: MFARWGDIVYRLRYTVIGVMVAGLLGFAAYGLDLNSHLSQSGWDDPTSESAQAARLADNTFGRDKQGDVILLYTAPAGSTIDDPDFQSKIVANLDSLAADHPDQIEKVNGSYFRTATAPNLAALGTTDKQHAIASVAIAGANDTELTNNFQAVKDVFYIDGVDVQVTGLQAVAGALQSTMAGDIHRMELLAIPAVAVLLFFIFGGVVAAALPLIIGGLTVVGANGIVKVFTNFTEVNSFVAPVVSLVGLGLAIDYGLFIVSRFREELGDGYTTPQAVRRTVMTAGRTVVFSATMIVASLGGLLLFPQGFLKSVAYGSIATVALAALTAITILPAMLAILGPRVDALGLKFMRKTKSSEEIENGMWGRLTRWVMRNPVKVTVPIVLGLVLLTLPVGNIKFGGINETYLPPDNVTRVAQGEFDTLFPGQRTEPIKLVISNAQGANLAAITNQANNAPGLVEQFSPVGASKDGIIVFKAGLVDRNDSKPAIDFLRSIDVPDGASVLVGGTPAIEQDSISALIDKLPLMAVLVVFIVTLLMFLTFGSLVLPIKAVLMTVLGLGATMGILTWIFIDGNGAGLMNFTPGPIMAPVLVLIISIVFGLSTDYEVFLLSRMVEAREKGASTSEAIRIGTSHTGRIITAAALILIVVTGAFAFSDLVMMKYIAYGMIAALIIDATLIRMFLVPATMKLLGDDCWWAPQWMKRIQRKLGLGETILEDELLPIADVPELALAGGAPSTTVAPPLRPAPRRSEPLTEPIPVVAPHGSGPIRATHAAKEESRRSVTGRPATPPEPTRETPAAPPAQHAPRSAPSQPTPPRPRPTVEPHPNAGPRPTAGPRPTAAPRPTAGPRPAVEPEPTQAAEVFRPAPSADPVADSPSVEPPHTPSTPRPPVAPPSRPRPARAPRAEEPDSRSIESWLADLRAPSASPPSRPNATVNGSDRNGHGENGSTRNGSADNGSASNGSTGSGSNRNGNSSNGSDHNASNGSNGTEHRAGNDTEHNGSNGSEHRGSERNGSERTGSEHNGTNGSESDRPSGRRAAPATEGGDSGRHRGGENGQVLSVSELLARERNRSR, from the coding sequence GTGTTCGCCAGATGGGGAGACATCGTCTACCGGCTGCGGTACACCGTTATCGGTGTCATGGTGGCCGGGCTGTTGGGCTTCGCAGCCTACGGTCTCGATCTCAACAGCCATCTCAGTCAGAGCGGTTGGGACGATCCGACCTCGGAATCGGCCCAGGCTGCCCGTCTGGCGGACAACACGTTCGGTCGCGACAAGCAGGGTGACGTCATCCTGCTCTACACAGCCCCTGCGGGATCGACCATCGACGACCCGGATTTCCAGTCCAAGATCGTCGCCAATCTCGACTCCCTCGCCGCCGACCACCCCGATCAGATCGAGAAGGTCAACGGGAGCTACTTCCGGACGGCGACTGCTCCGAACCTCGCCGCGCTCGGCACCACCGACAAGCAACACGCCATTGCCAGCGTGGCCATCGCCGGTGCCAACGACACCGAGCTGACCAACAACTTCCAAGCTGTCAAGGACGTCTTCTACATCGACGGCGTCGACGTGCAGGTGACCGGACTGCAAGCCGTGGCGGGCGCACTGCAGTCGACGATGGCCGGCGACATCCACCGCATGGAGCTACTGGCGATCCCCGCCGTCGCGGTGCTGCTGTTCTTCATCTTCGGTGGCGTGGTCGCAGCCGCGCTTCCGCTGATCATCGGTGGCCTGACGGTCGTCGGAGCCAACGGCATCGTGAAGGTGTTCACCAACTTCACCGAGGTCAACTCCTTCGTTGCGCCCGTGGTCTCACTGGTCGGACTCGGCCTGGCCATCGACTACGGGCTGTTCATCGTGTCGAGATTCCGAGAAGAACTCGGCGACGGCTATACGACGCCACAGGCCGTGCGCCGGACCGTCATGACGGCCGGTCGCACCGTGGTGTTCTCGGCGACGATGATCGTCGCGTCCCTCGGTGGACTGCTGCTGTTCCCGCAAGGCTTCCTGAAGTCGGTGGCCTACGGCTCCATCGCCACTGTCGCGCTCGCGGCACTGACGGCCATCACGATCCTGCCCGCCATGCTGGCGATCCTCGGCCCACGCGTGGACGCGCTCGGTCTGAAGTTCATGCGCAAGACCAAGTCGAGCGAGGAAATCGAGAACGGCATGTGGGGCCGCCTCACCCGCTGGGTGATGCGCAACCCCGTCAAGGTCACCGTGCCCATCGTGCTCGGTCTGGTGTTGCTGACCCTGCCCGTCGGCAACATCAAGTTCGGCGGCATCAACGAGACCTACCTGCCTCCCGACAACGTCACCCGCGTCGCGCAGGGCGAGTTCGACACGCTGTTCCCCGGTCAGCGCACCGAGCCGATCAAACTCGTGATCAGCAACGCGCAGGGTGCCAACCTCGCCGCGATCACCAACCAGGCGAACAACGCTCCCGGGTTGGTCGAACAGTTCTCCCCGGTGGGTGCCAGCAAGGACGGCATCATCGTCTTCAAGGCCGGTCTGGTCGATCGTAACGATTCCAAACCCGCCATCGACTTCCTCCGCAGCATCGACGTGCCGGACGGAGCGTCGGTTCTCGTCGGCGGCACACCTGCCATCGAGCAGGACTCGATCAGCGCGCTCATCGACAAACTTCCGTTGATGGCCGTCCTCGTGGTGTTCATCGTGACGCTGCTGATGTTCCTGACGTTCGGATCGTTGGTGTTGCCGATCAAGGCGGTGCTCATGACCGTCCTCGGTCTCGGTGCCACCATGGGCATTCTGACGTGGATATTCATCGACGGCAACGGTGCGGGGCTGATGAATTTCACCCCTGGTCCGATCATGGCTCCGGTGTTGGTGCTGATCATCTCGATTGTGTTCGGCTTGTCCACCGACTACGAGGTGTTCCTACTCTCCCGAATGGTGGAGGCTCGCGAAAAGGGTGCCAGCACAAGCGAAGCCATCCGAATCGGAACCTCGCACACCGGTCGCATCATCACCGCCGCGGCCCTGATCCTCATCGTCGTGACCGGAGCGTTCGCGTTCTCCGATCTGGTGATGATGAAGTACATCGCGTACGGCATGATCGCCGCACTCATCATCGACGCCACCCTCATCCGCATGTTCCTCGTGCCCGCCACGATGAAACTGCTCGGCGACGATTGCTGGTGGGCCCCGCAGTGGATGAAGCGAATTCAGCGCAAGCTCGGACTCGGCGAGACCATCCTCGAGGACGAACTCCTCCCCATCGCCGATGTGCCAGAGCTCGCCCTCGCCGGAGGTGCACCGTCCACCACGGTCGCACCACCGCTACGTCCGGCACCACGCCGCAGCGAACCGCTCACCGAGCCCATTCCTGTTGTCGCGCCCCATGGTTCCGGCCCCATCCGGGCGACCCACGCCGCGAAGGAAGAGTCACGGCGCAGTGTGACGGGACGGCCGGCAACACCACCCGAGCCGACACGCGAAACTCCGGCCGCTCCCCCGGCACAGCACGCTCCGCGCTCTGCCCCGAGTCAGCCGACACCACCACGTCCACGTCCGACCGTGGAGCCGCATCCGAACGCTGGGCCGCGTCCTACTGCAGGACCACGTCCTACTGCAGCGCCGCGTCCTACTGCAGGGCCACGCCCGGCCGTCGAGCCGGAACCGACCCAGGCCGCAGAGGTATTTCGACCCGCGCCCTCGGCCGATCCGGTTGCGGATTCTCCGTCGGTCGAGCCGCCGCACACACCGAGCACACCCCGTCCGCCGGTCGCACCGCCCAGTCGACCCCGCCCTGCTCGAGCACCTCGAGCCGAGGAACCGGATTCACGGTCCATCGAGAGTTGGCTCGCCGATCTGCGGGCACCCAGTGCGTCGCCGCCGAGTCGACCGAACGCGACCGTCAACGGATCCGATCGGAACGGTCACGGCGAGAACGGCTCTACTCGAAACGGCTCTGCTGACAACGGCTCTGCATCGAACGGGTCCACCGGAAGCGGCTCGAATCGAAACGGCAACAGCAGCAACGGATCCGACCACAACGCCAGTAACGGCAGCAATGGCACCGAGCATCGCGCCGGCAACGACACCGAGCACAACGGCAGCAACGGCTCCGAACACCGTGGCTCCGAACGTAACGGATCCGAACGCACAGGGTCCGAGCACAACGGCACCAACGGATCCGAGTCGGACAGGCCGTCGGGCCGTCGTGCGGCACCGGCAACCGAGGGTGGCGACAGTGGCCGTCATCGCGGCGGTGAGAACGGGCAGGTACTCAGTGTCAGCGAATTGCTTGCGAGGGAACGCAACCGTTCACGTTGA
- a CDS encoding MMPL family transporter, translating into MFVRWGNFVHRLRYSVLGVMVAGLAILAAYGWDLPDHLSQSGFDDPTSQSAAASNLADETFGRDTEGDVIVLYTAPEGSNIDDPSFDAAIIQNLDSLVADHPDRIAKINGSYFRTAEAPVLAALGTADKQHAIASIAIVGSNDTELTENFEAVQNAFYIDGIDVQVAGQQAVAASLQSTMTDDIHRMEVLAIPAVAVLLFFVFGGVVAAALPLIVGALTVIGANGIVKLFTHVTEVNTFVAPVVSLVGLGLAIDYGLFIVSRFREELGDGRSTPDAVRRTVMTAGRTVAFSATIIVACLGGLLLFPHGFLRSVALGSIATVALAALNAITILPAILSILGPRVDALGLAFMRKTKSSEEIENGRWGKLTHWVMRNPIKVVVTIVLGLLALTLPIGNLAFGGINETYLPPDNPTRVAQEQFDELFPGQRTEPIKLVIQNAQGPTLAAITTQANNAPGLIEQFTPVGAGKDGIIVFKAGLIDRNDSAPAIEFLRSIDTPDGTTMQVTGTPAIERDSIDAMVDRLPLMAALVVIVVTVLMFLTFGSLVLPIKAVLMTTLGLGSTMGILTWIFIDGHGAGWMNFTPGPIMAMILLLIAAIVFGLSTDYEVFLLSRMVEAREKGSSTSEAIHIGSSHTGRIITAAALILIVVTGAFAFSDLVMMKYIAYGMIAALIIDATVIRMFLVPATMKLLGDASWWAPAGMKRMQRKLGLGETVPKDD; encoded by the coding sequence GTGTTCGTTCGATGGGGAAACTTCGTCCACCGCCTTCGGTACAGCGTTCTCGGGGTGATGGTGGCCGGGCTGGCGATCTTGGCGGCGTACGGCTGGGATCTACCGGACCACCTGAGCCAGAGCGGATTCGACGATCCGACGTCGCAGTCGGCCGCGGCCAGCAATCTTGCGGACGAGACGTTCGGGCGTGACACCGAGGGCGATGTCATCGTGCTCTACACCGCTCCCGAGGGCTCGAACATCGATGATCCGTCGTTCGATGCAGCGATCATCCAGAATCTCGATTCGCTGGTCGCCGACCACCCGGACCGCATCGCGAAGATCAACGGCAGCTACTTCAGAACTGCGGAAGCACCGGTGCTCGCGGCCCTCGGCACCGCCGACAAGCAGCATGCCATCGCCAGCATCGCGATCGTCGGAAGCAACGACACCGAACTGACCGAGAACTTCGAGGCCGTACAGAACGCCTTCTACATCGACGGTATCGATGTGCAGGTCGCCGGACAGCAGGCGGTGGCGGCCTCTCTGCAGTCGACGATGACCGACGACATTCATCGCATGGAGGTCCTCGCCATCCCCGCCGTCGCGGTGTTGCTGTTCTTCGTCTTCGGCGGCGTTGTTGCTGCCGCGCTTCCCCTCATCGTCGGCGCGCTGACGGTCATCGGAGCCAACGGCATCGTAAAACTGTTCACCCACGTCACCGAGGTCAACACCTTCGTCGCACCGGTGGTGTCGCTGGTGGGGCTCGGCCTGGCCATCGACTACGGCCTGTTCATCGTCTCCCGTTTCCGAGAGGAGCTGGGCGACGGCAGATCGACGCCCGATGCGGTCCGTCGAACAGTCATGACTGCCGGTCGCACGGTGGCATTCTCGGCGACGATCATCGTCGCGTGCCTCGGTGGCCTGTTGCTGTTTCCGCACGGGTTTCTGCGATCGGTCGCCCTGGGTTCGATTGCGACGGTTGCTCTCGCGGCATTGAACGCGATCACCATCCTGCCCGCCATTCTGTCGATTCTCGGCCCACGCGTCGATGCCCTCGGCCTCGCGTTCATGCGCAAGACGAAGTCCTCGGAAGAGATCGAGAACGGCAGGTGGGGCAAGCTCACGCACTGGGTGATGCGCAACCCCATCAAAGTGGTCGTCACCATCGTTCTCGGACTGCTCGCCCTGACGCTGCCCATCGGCAATCTCGCGTTCGGCGGAATCAACGAAACGTATCTACCACCGGACAATCCGACGCGAGTGGCTCAGGAACAGTTCGACGAGTTGTTCCCCGGCCAACGCACCGAGCCCATCAAGCTGGTCATCCAGAACGCGCAGGGTCCCACACTCGCAGCCATCACCACCCAGGCGAACAACGCACCCGGCCTGATCGAGCAATTCACCCCGGTCGGTGCCGGCAAGGACGGCATCATCGTCTTCAAGGCCGGGTTGATCGATCGGAACGACAGCGCGCCCGCCATCGAATTCCTCCGCAGCATCGACACTCCGGACGGCACGACGATGCAGGTGACGGGAACGCCTGCGATCGAACGGGATTCGATCGATGCGATGGTGGACCGCCTACCTCTGATGGCGGCACTGGTCGTCATCGTTGTCACCGTACTGATGTTCCTGACGTTCGGATCGCTGGTGTTGCCCATCAAGGCGGTACTGATGACGACGCTCGGGCTCGGTTCCACGATGGGCATCCTGACGTGGATCTTCATCGACGGCCACGGAGCCGGTTGGATGAATTTCACCCCCGGACCGATCATGGCAATGATTCTGTTGCTGATCGCGGCTATCGTCTTCGGACTCTCCACCGACTACGAGGTGTTCCTCCTGTCCCGGATGGTCGAGGCTCGCGAAAAGGGCTCCAGTACAAGCGAAGCCATCCATATCGGCTCCTCGCACACCGGTCGCATCATCACCGCCGCGGCCTTGATCCTCATCGTCGTCACGGGGGCGTTCGCGTTCTCCGATCTGGTGATGATGAAGTACATCGCGTACGGCATGATCGCCGCTCTGATCATCGACGCGACCGTCATCCGCATGTTCCTGGTGCCCGCGACGATGAAACTGCTCGGCGACGCCAGCTGGTGGGCACCGGCCGGAATGAAACGAATGCAGCGCAAGCTCGGACTCGGCGAGACCGTCCCCAAAGACGACTGA
- a CDS encoding IS3 family transposase, whose protein sequence is MKVLAVIALKAQYRLDVLLDVAGLARSTFFYRQAQLRRPDPKAALKAAVSRAFEKNHRRYGHRRVHRVLVEAGWRVAKKTVLALMRELGLACPVRRRRRYVSYRGQVGAVAANILGRDFSAEAPNQKWVTDVTEFRVGEAKLYLSPVMDLFDRQIISYSIGRSPTTEFTNRSLRDALSTLGGGECPIVHSDQGFHYQHHSWSRLLTDAGAIQSMSRKANCYDNAIIENFFGHLKEEMFHHTRYLNLGALHTAIEDYIDWFNNDRISLRLDGLSPVRYRAQALAA, encoded by the coding sequence GTGAAGGTTCTCGCTGTCATCGCCCTCAAGGCCCAGTACCGACTCGATGTGCTGCTCGACGTCGCCGGCCTGGCTCGGTCGACGTTCTTCTACCGTCAAGCACAGTTGCGCAGACCCGATCCGAAGGCCGCATTGAAAGCGGCGGTGAGCAGGGCGTTCGAGAAAAACCACCGACGCTACGGGCATCGACGCGTGCACCGAGTCCTCGTCGAGGCGGGGTGGCGGGTGGCGAAGAAGACGGTGTTGGCGTTGATGCGTGAACTCGGGTTGGCCTGCCCTGTGCGGCGCCGTCGACGGTATGTCTCGTATCGGGGACAGGTCGGGGCGGTCGCTGCGAACATCCTCGGCCGCGACTTCTCGGCGGAGGCCCCGAATCAGAAGTGGGTCACCGATGTCACCGAGTTCCGGGTTGGGGAGGCGAAGTTGTATCTGTCTCCGGTGATGGACTTGTTCGATCGTCAGATCATCTCGTATTCGATCGGTCGGTCTCCGACGACGGAGTTCACCAACCGTTCTCTACGGGACGCGTTGAGTACCCTCGGTGGCGGTGAGTGTCCAATTGTGCACTCGGATCAGGGATTTCACTACCAGCATCACTCGTGGAGTCGGTTGCTCACCGATGCGGGAGCGATCCAATCGATGTCACGCAAAGCCAACTGTTACGACAACGCGATCATCGAGAACTTCTTCGGTCACCTCAAAGAAGAGATGTTTCATCACACCCGATACCTGAACCTCGGCGCCTTGCACACCGCGATCGAGGACTACATCGACTGGTTCAACAACGACCGCATCTCGCTACGCCTCGACGGCCTGAGCCCGGTGCGATACCGAGCCCAGGCCCTCGCGGCCTAG
- a CDS encoding helix-turn-helix domain-containing protein, translating to MRVRSSLTEDQRVAAVALFEDGLGAVSAAAKVGGGRCAVVLLYDRWRVRGRHALVEKPDRQHFSFEFKLAVVQRVLAGENKIELAREYGLSSARIIDPWVRGYRRDGDEALRPKRAGRRPAASGADLGEASELDRLREENERLRTQVAYLGKLRALREQGRR from the coding sequence ATGCGTGTACGAAGTTCACTTACCGAGGATCAGCGGGTCGCGGCGGTAGCGTTGTTCGAGGACGGGCTGGGTGCGGTCTCGGCGGCTGCGAAGGTCGGTGGCGGTAGGTGCGCTGTGGTCTTGCTGTACGACCGGTGGCGGGTTCGAGGGAGACATGCATTGGTGGAGAAACCGGATCGACAACACTTCTCGTTCGAGTTCAAACTCGCTGTGGTGCAACGTGTTCTGGCTGGGGAGAACAAGATCGAGCTCGCCCGCGAGTACGGTCTGTCGTCGGCGAGAATCATCGATCCGTGGGTGCGTGGATACCGCCGCGACGGCGACGAGGCGCTTCGCCCGAAGCGGGCGGGACGTCGACCTGCGGCGTCGGGAGCGGATCTCGGGGAGGCCAGCGAGCTCGACCGGCTCCGTGAGGAGAACGAGCGGCTGCGCACTCAGGTGGCGTACCTGGGAAAATTGCGGGCCTTGAGGGAACAGGGACGACGGTGA
- a CDS encoding DUF2339 domain-containing protein, with protein MTSSQNSGLDPQLVARLSSRFDSLGDHMRQVAVDLQTLQSQLGAAPQAPARAPQAPAPVPPAPVALSYAPPFVPQQLPPQNYGQPTYRTMGQPAGQPAGQPVGQPVGRTQPAAPGPVAAPRGPVVAPRPPAPPREPWWQRDGVISRLLAVAGAGVTLVGVVMLLVLAAQAGWFGPPLRVAAGAVFSLALIGAGVRVFGRSGGRVGGIALAATGIAGLYLDVLATSVLYGWLDPVIGLIVAFGIAAAGTALAVQWKSQPMAVLILAGVAVCGPVLTEGLTLALIAFFIATYVAGFPAQIGRNWQILQVVRTVPLVGAVLTAVATADMNGSTDNYWLLLAIVLTAVLGIGMSLELLRRNVSDVVATVMIALPALPVLLSVDIFDRGVAVTLQLVLAAAAVAIVAVVSWLPGHARITVAVIGALATLQAAVESTTLEIRPVVLFAVALALLAVAHSTRSTLAYLIGSGFGVISALMFVSVCPPRALLDSDFAVGSAGIVIGGILLAATAFAFAYVLAELNLVDDGMQTLAIVSGVLALYGLTAATVTLGIGIGGETTGFTAGHTAATIEWMIAAFALLAFGLRSVTHAHAALVAGLALTAAAIAKLFLFDLVALDGLFRVIAFIAVGLLLLIAGTRYAKVFADRESAAVSS; from the coding sequence ATGACTTCTTCCCAGAACTCCGGGCTGGATCCGCAACTCGTCGCGCGACTGTCCAGTCGCTTCGATTCCCTGGGCGACCATATGCGTCAGGTGGCCGTCGATCTGCAGACCCTGCAGTCGCAACTCGGTGCCGCTCCCCAGGCTCCTGCTCGTGCTCCTCAGGCCCCTGCCCCGGTGCCGCCCGCTCCCGTTGCGCTGTCCTATGCGCCGCCTTTCGTGCCGCAGCAGCTCCCACCGCAGAACTACGGTCAGCCGACGTATCGGACCATGGGGCAACCCGCGGGTCAGCCTGCGGGTCAGCCGGTGGGCCAGCCGGTGGGTCGCACTCAGCCGGCCGCCCCTGGTCCGGTTGCAGCGCCACGTGGGCCGGTGGTTGCGCCGCGTCCGCCCGCTCCGCCGAGGGAGCCCTGGTGGCAGCGCGACGGGGTCATCAGTCGTCTGCTGGCCGTCGCCGGGGCCGGCGTCACCCTCGTCGGTGTCGTGATGCTGTTGGTGCTCGCGGCGCAGGCCGGGTGGTTCGGCCCACCGCTGCGGGTCGCGGCCGGAGCCGTCTTCTCCCTCGCGCTGATCGGTGCGGGCGTTCGGGTGTTCGGGCGCTCCGGTGGACGCGTCGGCGGAATTGCTCTCGCTGCCACCGGCATCGCGGGCCTGTACCTCGACGTGCTTGCGACGTCCGTTCTGTACGGCTGGCTCGATCCCGTGATCGGGCTGATCGTTGCATTCGGAATTGCAGCTGCCGGAACAGCTCTGGCGGTGCAGTGGAAGTCGCAGCCGATGGCAGTATTGATTCTGGCCGGCGTCGCGGTGTGCGGCCCGGTACTGACCGAGGGCCTCACCCTGGCGTTGATCGCATTCTTCATCGCCACCTATGTCGCCGGCTTCCCCGCCCAGATCGGTCGGAATTGGCAGATCCTGCAGGTTGTTCGGACCGTTCCCCTCGTCGGCGCGGTGTTGACTGCGGTCGCCACTGCCGACATGAACGGCTCGACCGATAACTACTGGCTGCTCCTGGCCATCGTGCTCACGGCGGTACTCGGTATCGGAATGTCGCTGGAGCTGTTGCGCCGCAACGTCTCCGATGTGGTTGCGACCGTGATGATCGCTCTGCCGGCGCTGCCGGTCCTGCTCTCCGTCGACATCTTCGACCGCGGTGTTGCCGTCACCCTTCAACTGGTTCTCGCTGCTGCCGCGGTGGCGATCGTGGCTGTGGTGAGCTGGTTGCCGGGACACGCTCGCATCACGGTCGCGGTGATCGGTGCCCTGGCCACGTTGCAGGCTGCAGTCGAGTCGACGACCCTCGAAATCCGTCCGGTCGTGCTGTTCGCTGTCGCCCTCGCTCTGCTCGCAGTGGCGCACAGCACTCGCTCGACACTTGCGTACCTGATCGGCAGCGGATTCGGCGTGATCAGTGCACTGATGTTCGTATCGGTCTGCCCGCCCCGGGCGCTGTTGGACTCCGATTTCGCCGTCGGCAGTGCAGGCATCGTGATCGGTGGAATCCTGCTCGCGGCAACGGCCTTCGCCTTCGCCTATGTACTGGCCGAGTTGAACCTGGTCGACGACGGAATGCAGACCCTGGCCATCGTCTCCGGTGTACTCGCGCTCTACGGACTGACGGCGGCAACGGTCACGCTCGGTATCGGAATCGGCGGCGAAACAACAGGATTCACGGCAGGTCACACTGCCGCGACCATCGAGTGGATGATCGCAGCCTTCGCGCTCCTGGCCTTCGGGCTGCGTAGCGTCACGCACGCCCATGCGGCACTCGTGGCCGGACTGGCCCTGACGGCGGCGGCCATCGCGAAACTGTTCCTCTTCGACCTCGTCGCGCTGGACGGACTGTTCCGCGTCATCGCCTTCATCGCAGTAGGGCTGCTGCTGCTGATCGCGGGCACCCGATACGCCAAGGTGTTCGCCGATCGCGAGAGTGCGGCAGTTTCGTCCTGA